The following proteins are encoded in a genomic region of Streptomyces lunaelactis:
- a CDS encoding response regulator transcription factor, with amino-acid sequence MASVLVVEDDPVIRAALIEVLTGHGYAVRTAHQGFEALRQITQGPPDIVVLDLGLPDLDGLDVLRMIRGISRVPVLVATARDDDTEIIRLLNAGADDYMVKPFSGGQLAARIAAVLRRSGPGADDGDRQPVLQVAGLRIDPLARTVHLDGGELSLTRREFDLLAYLARNADQVISRQRILAEVWQQPYLEDQTVDVHLSALRRKLGEKAAHPRYLHTVRGIGIKLVASPS; translated from the coding sequence ATGGCCTCCGTACTTGTCGTCGAGGACGACCCAGTCATCCGGGCCGCGCTGATCGAGGTCCTCACCGGACACGGGTACGCGGTAAGGACCGCTCACCAGGGTTTCGAGGCGCTGCGGCAGATCACCCAGGGCCCGCCCGACATCGTCGTACTCGACCTCGGACTCCCCGACCTGGATGGTCTCGACGTGCTGCGGATGATCCGCGGCATCTCACGCGTACCCGTACTCGTCGCTACGGCCCGTGACGACGACACGGAGATCATCAGGCTCCTCAATGCCGGAGCCGACGACTACATGGTCAAGCCCTTCTCGGGCGGCCAGCTCGCCGCCCGGATCGCGGCCGTACTGCGGCGGTCCGGGCCTGGCGCGGACGACGGCGACCGGCAGCCGGTCCTCCAGGTCGCCGGTCTCAGGATCGACCCGCTGGCCCGAACCGTGCACCTGGACGGCGGCGAACTCTCCCTGACCCGGCGGGAGTTCGACCTGCTCGCCTACCTCGCGCGCAACGCCGACCAGGTCATATCCCGGCAGCGCATACTCGCCGAGGTCTGGCAGCAGCCGTATCTCGAGGACCAGACGGTCGACGTCCACCTCTCGGCACTGCGCAGGAAGCTGGGGGAAAAGGCCGCTCATCCGCGCTATCTGCACACGGTGCGCGGTATCGGGATCAAGCTGGTCGCGTCGCCGTCATGA
- a CDS encoding chitosanase, which translates to MPAPHIRSARPLRFLPRVLLGLTLVAVPATAVAASASEPAGPETAAAAPAPAAVGLDDPAKKEIAMKIVSSAENSSLDWKAQYKYIEDIGDGRGYTAGIIGFCSGTHDMLELVELYTDRKPGNVLAKYLPALREVDGSDSHAGLDPNYTKDWVKAAQDSEFKKAQNDERDRVYFNPAVKRGKSDGIGVLGQFIYYDAIVMHGDGGDSTSFSNIRKRALAKAKPPAQGGNEKTYLNAFLDARVWAMKQEEAHEDTSRVDTAQRVFVKKNNFNLNTPLDWKVYGDSFHID; encoded by the coding sequence GTGCCAGCCCCCCACATACGTTCGGCTCGACCGCTCAGATTCCTCCCCCGTGTGCTGCTCGGCCTGACGCTGGTCGCCGTACCGGCCACCGCCGTGGCAGCCTCGGCCTCCGAGCCCGCCGGACCGGAGACGGCCGCCGCCGCCCCCGCTCCGGCGGCCGTCGGGCTCGACGATCCGGCGAAGAAGGAAATCGCCATGAAGATCGTGTCCAGCGCGGAGAACTCCTCGCTGGACTGGAAGGCCCAGTACAAGTACATCGAGGACATCGGCGACGGTCGCGGCTACACCGCCGGGATCATCGGCTTCTGTTCCGGCACGCACGACATGCTGGAGCTGGTCGAGCTCTACACCGACCGCAAGCCCGGCAACGTACTCGCCAAGTACCTGCCCGCGCTGCGCGAGGTCGACGGCAGCGACTCGCACGCCGGTCTCGACCCGAACTACACCAAGGACTGGGTGAAGGCGGCCCAGGACTCCGAGTTCAAGAAGGCTCAGAACGACGAGCGCGACCGCGTCTACTTCAACCCGGCCGTCAAGCGGGGCAAGAGCGACGGCATCGGCGTGCTCGGCCAGTTCATCTACTACGACGCCATCGTGATGCACGGCGACGGCGGCGACAGCACCAGCTTCAGCAACATCCGCAAGAGGGCCCTCGCCAAGGCCAAGCCGCCGGCCCAGGGCGGCAACGAGAAGACCTATCTGAACGCCTTCCTCGACGCCCGGGTCTGGGCGATGAAGCAGGAGGAGGCGCACGAGGACACCAGCCGGGTCGACACGGCCCAGCGGGTCTTCGTCAAGAAGAACAACTTCAACCTGAACACGCCGCTGGACTGGAAGGTGTACGGCGACAGCTTCCACATCGACTGA
- a CDS encoding ATP-binding protein encodes MRHGHVPGRDFHLCLAASPAALRIDITETRAEQRPCRDQALPLRSLEQESGRGLLLVDALAADWGVTPRTGAPGAPGAPGKTGWAVVAIRN; translated from the coding sequence GTGCGTCACGGGCACGTACCCGGGCGGGACTTCCACCTCTGCCTCGCCGCGAGCCCGGCCGCTCTGCGCATCGACATCACCGAGACTCGCGCCGAGCAGCGGCCCTGTCGCGATCAGGCTCTCCCACTCAGGTCGCTGGAGCAGGAGTCGGGTCGCGGACTGCTCCTGGTCGACGCGCTCGCCGCCGACTGGGGCGTCACCCCGCGTACCGGCGCTCCCGGCGCTCCCGGCGCTCCCGGCAAGACGGGCTGGGCCGTGGTCGCCATCAGGAACTGA
- a CDS encoding TIGR03086 family metal-binding protein: MDNTQNPSPDLHPAARAVAQLIDGVGDERLGDPTPCPKYALRELLGHLVGLSTAFRDAARKDLGPTTGTDPGSVLPVLDDDWRTVLPQRLDELAEAWQTPGAWDGDTQAGGVTFPAAIAGRVAINELVVHGWDLARATGQEYAPGEASLQVSYELMKPAGDDPSGDGMFGPVVEVPDSAALLDQVVGFSGRRPDWRPGD; the protein is encoded by the coding sequence ATGGACAACACACAAAACCCCTCCCCAGACCTCCACCCCGCCGCCCGCGCGGTGGCGCAGCTGATCGACGGCGTCGGCGACGAGCGGCTCGGGGATCCGACGCCGTGTCCCAAGTACGCCCTACGGGAGCTGCTGGGCCATCTCGTCGGGCTGTCCACCGCCTTCCGGGACGCCGCGCGGAAGGATCTCGGGCCGACGACCGGGACGGACCCGGGGTCCGTGCTGCCGGTCCTCGATGACGACTGGCGCACCGTGCTTCCGCAGCGGCTGGACGAGCTGGCGGAGGCCTGGCAGACACCGGGCGCGTGGGACGGCGACACGCAGGCGGGGGGTGTCACCTTCCCGGCGGCGATCGCCGGACGGGTCGCCATCAACGAACTCGTCGTCCACGGCTGGGATCTGGCCCGCGCCACCGGGCAGGAGTACGCGCCCGGCGAGGCGAGCCTTCAGGTCTCGTACGAGCTGATGAAGCCGGCCGGGGACGACCCGAGCGGGGACGGGATGTTCGGCCCTGTCGTGGAGGTGCCGGACAGTGCGGCTCTGCTCGACCAGGTCGTCGGGTTCAGCGGGCGTAGGCCCGACTGGCGGCCGGGGGACTGA
- a CDS encoding restriction endonuclease fold toxin-2 domain-containing protein, protein MAGDDDAGRDFAKVYKSAASTTLDQMGFSSYLLGESGRGLMRTAREFMATESSIASAILGKQIDLTAGMGDPGADCPENYLGLGRELPEVVGETSGLEQYGTNDRFRGSPEKIRDVAGSWRHAGKLMLRFLEDAQAFASTADKAHSGEAADAFRTYFTMCVGRTCPLERAQPDEPLVTNLVAACNQLAKACDRYADHVEAAKKQIQQNKLDLFHVEMPWDAPRFGGNGDDGGLHAAVLEDPWIHQLGDIAHALDVSENRVKLPDGSDDPRGPGIPFLPPLIRVPIPVPLRLAAYTGQPPGIVPMGSGYDPTLNRDPLPPAPGTTRILTPGEQSTFRTWVNSLPPGGFAGGGGPSHPDNAYQMRVAGYPEREVPLPAAATGASGRGLMVDGMRPMDGYAIEAKHVREPDCKKTFRDLDQVDKTLGTPPKIDENGKVKFDPHRDGMYVKDGNEMARYRAALSDPRNDEIRGFEIITNDQRSAPYWQSMMAMSGVTGTARYVP, encoded by the coding sequence ATGGCCGGAGACGACGACGCGGGCCGCGACTTCGCAAAGGTCTACAAGTCCGCCGCCTCAACCACACTCGACCAGATGGGCTTCAGTTCCTATCTGTTGGGCGAGTCCGGCAGAGGGTTGATGCGCACGGCACGCGAGTTCATGGCCACAGAGAGCAGCATCGCGTCAGCGATCCTGGGCAAACAGATCGACTTGACGGCAGGTATGGGGGATCCGGGGGCGGACTGTCCTGAGAACTACCTGGGGCTCGGCCGGGAATTGCCCGAGGTGGTCGGTGAGACATCCGGTCTCGAACAGTACGGAACGAATGATCGCTTCCGTGGGTCGCCGGAGAAAATTCGGGACGTGGCCGGCTCGTGGCGCCACGCCGGAAAACTGATGCTGCGCTTCCTCGAGGATGCCCAGGCCTTCGCATCGACGGCCGACAAGGCGCACTCCGGTGAGGCAGCGGATGCCTTCCGTACCTACTTCACCATGTGCGTGGGTAGGACATGCCCGCTCGAGCGTGCCCAGCCGGACGAGCCTCTCGTGACAAATCTGGTAGCGGCATGCAACCAGCTCGCCAAGGCGTGCGACCGGTATGCCGACCACGTCGAAGCCGCCAAGAAGCAGATCCAGCAGAACAAGCTGGACCTGTTCCACGTCGAAATGCCGTGGGATGCCCCGAGGTTCGGTGGGAACGGAGACGACGGCGGTCTCCATGCCGCCGTGCTGGAAGATCCATGGATTCACCAACTCGGCGATATCGCTCACGCCCTCGACGTGTCGGAGAATCGCGTCAAGTTGCCCGACGGCTCGGACGACCCTCGCGGGCCCGGCATACCCTTCCTGCCCCCGCTGATTCGTGTACCGATCCCCGTGCCACTGAGACTTGCCGCCTACACTGGCCAGCCACCTGGCATTGTGCCTATGGGCAGTGGGTACGACCCGACGCTCAACCGCGACCCCTTGCCACCGGCCCCTGGCACCACCCGCATCCTTACCCCTGGCGAACAGAGCACATTCCGTACCTGGGTCAACTCCCTGCCGCCCGGAGGCTTTGCCGGCGGCGGCGGCCCGAGCCACCCGGACAACGCCTATCAGATGCGTGTGGCCGGCTACCCGGAACGTGAGGTGCCACTGCCCGCCGCGGCAACCGGAGCGAGTGGCAGGGGCCTCATGGTCGACGGCATGCGTCCCATGGACGGATACGCGATCGAGGCCAAACACGTGCGTGAACCCGATTGCAAGAAGACCTTCCGGGACCTGGACCAGGTCGACAAGACCCTCGGGACCCCGCCCAAGATCGACGAGAACGGAAAAGTAAAGTTCGACCCGCACCGTGACGGCATGTACGTAAAGGACGGGAACGAAATGGCGCGCTACCGTGCAGCGCTCTCCGATCCACGCAACGACGAGATACGCGGCTTCGAGATCATCACGAACGACCAGCGATCCGCTCCCTACTGGCAGAGCATGATGGCCATGAGCGGAGTAACAGGCACCGCACGCTACGTGCCGTAG
- a CDS encoding catalase family protein, which translates to MEFVRYETYTPVERPTYQQELDEVVRNVGRRTRDSVERQGVGRAVRTAHGKTYGLMKATVTVGELPESYAQGIFARTGAYDAVVRYSNGLGHLRADSLLGAACGMGIKMFGVPGESLLSDEAEATTFDLNLINNKVFFANTAYDYMVIEELFGELPDALVNPARRKSWMGEFLTRRGTLRTSDEWLWDELFAMLSFTQVPRQNLLSYAYNSMGAFRYGDHIAKVRTVPVSPVAHLAVDVRADGEAFRNTLVAEAGERDHGFELQVQLNTDLTRMPVDNTSVEWPEQLSPWVTVAHIAIPRQDIGGEENLAAADGTSITPWRTREDHRPIGEIQRVREEVYRRSSIERHRLNGQPRVEPASSSELLD; encoded by the coding sequence ATGGAATTCGTCAGGTACGAGACGTACACCCCCGTCGAACGACCCACCTATCAGCAGGAGCTGGACGAGGTGGTGCGCAATGTCGGCCGTCGCACCCGCGATTCCGTCGAGCGGCAGGGGGTCGGCCGCGCGGTCAGGACGGCGCACGGCAAGACGTACGGGCTGATGAAGGCCACGGTCACAGTGGGTGAGCTGCCGGAGTCCTACGCCCAGGGGATCTTCGCCCGGACCGGCGCGTACGACGCGGTCGTCCGCTACTCCAACGGGCTCGGGCATCTGCGGGCCGACTCTCTGCTGGGCGCGGCCTGCGGCATGGGCATAAAGATGTTCGGGGTGCCCGGAGAATCGCTGCTCTCCGACGAGGCCGAGGCGACGACCTTCGACCTCAACCTGATCAACAACAAGGTCTTCTTCGCCAATACCGCGTACGACTACATGGTCATCGAGGAGCTGTTCGGCGAGCTGCCGGACGCGCTGGTGAACCCCGCGCGGCGCAAGTCCTGGATGGGAGAGTTCCTCACCAGGCGCGGGACGCTCAGGACGTCGGACGAGTGGCTGTGGGACGAGCTGTTCGCCATGCTGTCGTTCACCCAGGTTCCTCGGCAGAACCTGCTCTCGTACGCGTACAACAGCATGGGCGCCTTCCGGTACGGCGACCACATCGCCAAGGTGCGGACGGTGCCCGTCTCGCCCGTCGCTCATCTCGCGGTCGATGTGCGCGCGGACGGCGAGGCCTTCCGCAACACGCTGGTGGCGGAGGCCGGTGAGCGGGACCACGGGTTCGAGTTGCAGGTGCAGCTCAACACCGATCTGACGCGGATGCCGGTGGACAACACATCGGTGGAGTGGCCCGAGCAGCTCTCGCCGTGGGTGACCGTCGCACATATCGCCATTCCGCGGCAGGACATCGGGGGCGAGGAAAACCTCGCCGCCGCGGACGGTACGTCGATCACCCCTTGGCGTACGCGCGAGGACCACCGGCCGATCGGCGAGATCCAGCGGGTGCGCGAGGAGGTCTACCGCCGCTCGTCCATCGAACGGCACCGCCTCAACGGACAGCCGCGCGTGGAGCCGGCGAGCAGCTCCGAGCTGCTGGACTGA
- a CDS encoding 8-oxoguanine deaminase, translated as MAASRIVIENCAIATVDANDTEYASGYVVVADNRIESVGAGTAPAGLENVVRRIDGTGHLVTPGLVNTHHHFYQWITRGLATDHNLFNWLVALYPTWARLDEPMARAAAQGSLAMMARGGVTTAMDHHYVYPQGSGDLSGAIIGAASEMGVRFTLARGSMDRGTSDGGLPPDFAVESLEGALAATEATIDKHHDASFDAMTQIAVAPCSPFSVSTDLLSQGAELARRKGVRLHTHGSETVEEEEFCKELFGMGPTDYFESTGWLGSDVWMAHCVHMNDSDIAAFARTGTGVAHCPSSNARLAAGIARVPDMLKAGVPVGLGVDGTASNESGELHTELRNALLINRLGPHREAALNARQALRLGTYGGAQVLGRADQIGSIEAGKLADLVLWKLDTLAHSSIADPVIALVFGAAAPVTLSLVNGKTVVEDNHLTTVDEDAIARSARDEAQRLARIAAQG; from the coding sequence ATGGCGGCTTCGCGCATCGTCATCGAGAACTGTGCCATCGCGACCGTGGACGCTAACGACACCGAGTACGCATCGGGTTATGTCGTCGTCGCGGACAACCGGATCGAGTCCGTGGGAGCGGGCACCGCACCCGCAGGCCTGGAGAACGTCGTCCGCCGCATCGACGGCACCGGCCACCTCGTCACCCCCGGCCTGGTCAACACGCACCACCACTTCTACCAGTGGATCACCCGCGGTCTGGCCACCGACCACAACCTCTTCAACTGGCTGGTGGCGCTCTACCCGACGTGGGCGCGTCTCGACGAGCCGATGGCCCGCGCCGCCGCGCAGGGCTCCCTCGCCATGATGGCCCGCGGCGGTGTCACCACCGCGATGGACCACCACTACGTCTACCCGCAGGGCTCAGGCGACCTGTCCGGCGCGATCATCGGCGCGGCGAGCGAGATGGGTGTCCGCTTCACCCTCGCCCGCGGCTCCATGGACCGTGGCACCTCGGACGGCGGCCTGCCGCCGGACTTCGCCGTCGAGTCCCTCGAAGGCGCGCTCGCCGCCACCGAGGCGACCATCGACAAGCACCACGACGCCTCCTTCGACGCGATGACCCAGATCGCCGTCGCGCCGTGCTCCCCCTTCTCCGTCTCCACCGACCTGCTCAGTCAGGGCGCCGAGCTGGCCCGCCGCAAGGGCGTGCGGCTGCACACCCACGGTTCGGAGACCGTCGAGGAGGAGGAGTTCTGCAAGGAGCTCTTCGGGATGGGCCCGACCGACTACTTCGAGTCGACCGGCTGGCTCGGTTCGGACGTATGGATGGCCCACTGCGTCCATATGAACGACTCGGACATCGCCGCCTTCGCCCGTACGGGCACGGGCGTCGCGCACTGCCCGTCGTCCAACGCCCGCCTGGCCGCCGGTATCGCCCGCGTCCCGGACATGCTGAAGGCCGGCGTGCCGGTCGGCCTCGGCGTCGACGGCACCGCCTCCAACGAGTCGGGCGAGCTGCACACCGAGCTGCGCAACGCGCTCCTCATCAACCGGCTCGGCCCCCACCGCGAAGCCGCTCTCAATGCGCGCCAGGCGCTGCGCCTCGGTACGTACGGCGGCGCCCAGGTCCTCGGCCGTGCCGACCAGATCGGCTCCATCGAGGCCGGCAAGCTCGCCGACCTGGTGCTGTGGAAGCTGGACACGCTCGCACACTCCTCGATCGCCGACCCGGTGATCGCGCTCGTCTTCGGCGCGGCAGCTCCCGTCACGCTCTCCCTCGTCAACGGCAAGACCGTCGTCGAGGACAACCACCTGACCACGGTGGACGAGGACGCCATCGCCCGCTCCGCGCGGGACGAGGCACAGCGCCTGGCGCGGATCGCCGCCCAGGGCTGA
- a CDS encoding CAP domain-containing protein → MGSRRADGPNSRSHARPKGGKRARSVVLALGVITVTAGVGVTLATGGGNDGKAAGQVETNAAGDVAGQGEDNAAAGSASPIASPSGSPKTVASTSPSASLPASAKPKRTASPKTAPKPTVQARSGSGTGGSGGAGGSASSSGGSGSGAGSGSSNGAEAQVLTLVNKERASAGCSPLTSNAKLTEAADDYSDVMARSGVMSHTGPDGSTMSGRVDAAGYLWSTLGENIARGQSDAAAVMDAWMNSPGHRANILNCSFKEIGIGVHFGDGGPWWTQNFGASR, encoded by the coding sequence ATGGGTTCCCGACGAGCCGATGGCCCGAACTCCCGTTCTCACGCCCGCCCCAAGGGCGGGAAGCGGGCACGCAGCGTTGTGCTGGCCCTGGGCGTGATCACCGTCACCGCGGGTGTCGGCGTCACCCTCGCCACAGGCGGCGGGAACGACGGCAAGGCGGCCGGCCAGGTGGAGACGAACGCCGCCGGTGACGTCGCCGGGCAGGGCGAGGACAATGCAGCGGCGGGCAGCGCGTCGCCGATCGCATCGCCTTCGGGGAGCCCGAAGACGGTCGCCTCGACGAGCCCGTCCGCCTCCCTCCCGGCCTCCGCCAAGCCGAAGCGGACGGCGAGTCCCAAGACCGCGCCGAAGCCCACGGTCCAGGCCAGGAGCGGGAGCGGAACGGGTGGGTCCGGAGGTGCTGGCGGTTCAGCCTCGTCCTCCGGCGGTTCCGGTTCCGGCGCGGGGTCGGGGTCCTCGAACGGCGCCGAGGCTCAAGTCCTCACGCTCGTCAACAAAGAGCGCGCGTCCGCCGGTTGTTCGCCGCTCACGTCGAACGCGAAGCTGACCGAGGCCGCGGACGACTACAGCGACGTCATGGCCCGCAGTGGCGTGATGTCCCACACCGGACCCGACGGGTCCACGATGTCCGGCCGCGTCGACGCCGCCGGGTATCTCTGGTCCACGCTGGGCGAGAACATAGCCCGCGGGCAGTCCGATGCGGCCGCCGTCATGGACGCCTGGATGAACAGTCCCGGCCACCGCGCCAACATACTCAACTGCTCGTTCAAGGAGATAGGCATCGGCGTGCACTTCGGGGACGGCGGCCCCTGGTGGACGCAGAACTTCGGCGCAAGCCGGTAG
- a CDS encoding sensor histidine kinase yields MRRALAGISLAATLMIALSFLIPLALLVREQARDRVTTAAEQRAAALAPVLALTTRPADVQQAVAGVGSDDRLAVRLPDGRLVGTPHAPPEALDRAVGKRETLALDTDEGWIYLQPVVLDRNRVAVVEAYVPAGDLTRGVGASWGVMSLLALGLVGGSVLVADRMGARVVRSTRSLKRASLALGSGNLDIRVEPDGPPELQEAGAAFNTMADRVVELLAIEREMVADLSHRLRTPLTALYLEADLLGGSPGARRITEAVTQLEGELDSIITAARTPLAAGPANGAKPARPSEVTEVVAMRLDFWSVLATQQDRLYERSFTPRPTPVRFPEDDLAAVVDALIGNVFRHTPQGTAFAVRVERTDRHVLLMVEDAGPGVADPDAALTRGVSVGGSTGLGLDIVARAARVAGGELEITRAPMGGARVRVSFGLAGEER; encoded by the coding sequence ATGAGACGTGCCCTCGCCGGGATCTCCCTCGCCGCGACGCTGATGATCGCGCTGTCCTTCCTCATCCCGCTCGCCCTGCTCGTACGCGAACAGGCCCGGGACCGGGTGACCACCGCCGCCGAACAGCGTGCGGCCGCCCTCGCCCCGGTACTCGCCCTGACCACCAGGCCGGCCGATGTACAGCAGGCCGTCGCGGGCGTGGGCTCGGACGACCGGCTCGCCGTACGGCTCCCGGACGGCCGGCTCGTCGGCACTCCGCATGCGCCGCCGGAGGCGCTGGACCGCGCGGTGGGCAAACGGGAGACGCTGGCGCTCGACACCGACGAGGGATGGATCTATCTCCAGCCCGTCGTCCTGGACCGGAACCGGGTGGCGGTCGTCGAGGCCTACGTACCCGCCGGGGATCTGACCCGGGGCGTCGGGGCCTCCTGGGGCGTCATGTCGCTGCTCGCGCTCGGCCTGGTGGGTGGCTCGGTGCTGGTCGCCGACCGAATGGGCGCCCGGGTCGTCCGCTCCACCAGGAGCCTGAAGCGTGCCTCGCTGGCCCTGGGATCGGGGAACCTCGACATACGGGTGGAACCGGACGGTCCGCCGGAATTGCAGGAAGCAGGGGCTGCATTCAACACCATGGCCGACCGGGTCGTGGAACTGCTCGCCATCGAACGGGAGATGGTCGCCGACCTCTCGCACCGGCTCAGGACCCCGCTGACCGCGCTGTACCTGGAGGCGGACCTGCTGGGCGGTTCACCGGGCGCCCGGCGGATCACGGAGGCCGTCACGCAGCTGGAGGGCGAACTGGACTCGATCATCACCGCCGCCCGCACCCCGCTGGCCGCCGGCCCGGCTAACGGGGCAAAGCCCGCCCGTCCGAGCGAGGTGACCGAAGTGGTGGCGATGCGGCTCGACTTCTGGTCGGTGCTCGCCACCCAGCAGGACCGGCTGTACGAACGCTCTTTCACGCCGCGCCCGACGCCCGTACGGTTCCCGGAGGACGACCTCGCCGCGGTCGTGGACGCGCTGATCGGGAACGTCTTCCGGCACACTCCGCAGGGCACCGCCTTCGCCGTACGCGTGGAGCGCACCGACCGCCATGTGCTGCTGATGGTGGAGGACGCGGGTCCCGGCGTTGCCGACCCGGACGCCGCGCTCACCCGGGGCGTCAGCGTCGGCGGCTCCACGGGCCTCGGCCTGGACATCGTGGCGCGGGCGGCCCGCGTGGCGGGCGGGGAGCTGGAGATCACCCGCGCGCCGATGGGCGGGGCTCGGGTGCGGGTGTCGTTCGGGCTGGCGGGCGAGGAGCGGTAG
- a CDS encoding nucleobase:cation symporter-2 family protein encodes MAAQPRFPKDAVAVPEVEVPEGTHPVDETLPPLKMFTSGLQHVAAMYAGVVAPPMIVGPAVGLSAKETAFLMGASLFTAGIATLLQTLGFWKVGARLPFVNGVSFAGVTPMIAIGKDRGADGITVIFGAIIVASVLGFVLTPYFSKLVRFFPPVVTGTVITLIGVSLLPVAFNWSQGGNSTASDYGSMKNIGMAALTLVIVLALRKILRGFLQQIAILLGLVAGTVIAVPLGMTSFDAMKNADLVGFPTPFHFGAPQFEIAAIVSMCIVMLVCMTESTADMLALGKIVDRPADERTIEGGLRADTLGSAISPLFNGFMCSAFAQNIGLVAMTKVRSRFVVAAGGGILILLGLCPVAASVIALVPLPVLGGAGIVLFGSVAASGIQTLASAALEKGENALIVAASVGIGLIPIAAPEFYHAFPKDALVVLDSGISTGCIVAIVLNLAFNHLGKKAGSEEEQLLDGTGIPAQAAVH; translated from the coding sequence GTGGCCGCACAGCCCAGGTTTCCGAAAGATGCAGTCGCAGTACCGGAAGTCGAAGTACCGGAGGGGACGCACCCGGTCGATGAGACCCTGCCTCCTCTGAAGATGTTCACCAGCGGCCTTCAGCATGTGGCCGCGATGTACGCCGGCGTGGTGGCCCCGCCCATGATCGTGGGGCCCGCCGTGGGCCTCAGCGCCAAGGAAACCGCCTTCCTGATGGGCGCGAGCCTCTTCACGGCCGGCATAGCCACCCTCCTTCAGACCCTCGGCTTCTGGAAGGTCGGCGCCAGGCTCCCGTTCGTCAACGGAGTCTCGTTCGCCGGTGTCACTCCGATGATCGCCATCGGCAAGGACCGGGGAGCGGACGGCATCACCGTCATCTTCGGCGCGATCATCGTCGCCAGCGTGCTGGGCTTCGTCCTCACGCCGTACTTCTCGAAGCTGGTCCGCTTCTTCCCGCCCGTCGTCACCGGCACCGTCATCACCTTGATCGGTGTCTCGCTGCTCCCGGTGGCCTTCAACTGGTCGCAGGGCGGCAACTCCACGGCCTCCGACTACGGTTCGATGAAGAACATCGGCATGGCGGCCCTCACCCTGGTGATCGTGCTCGCCCTGCGCAAGATTCTGCGCGGCTTCCTGCAGCAGATCGCCATCCTGCTCGGACTTGTCGCGGGCACGGTCATCGCCGTACCGCTGGGGATGACCAGTTTCGACGCCATGAAGAACGCCGATCTGGTCGGCTTCCCCACGCCGTTCCACTTCGGCGCCCCGCAGTTCGAGATCGCCGCGATCGTCTCGATGTGCATCGTGATGCTGGTCTGCATGACCGAGTCCACCGCCGACATGCTCGCACTCGGCAAGATCGTCGACCGGCCGGCGGACGAGCGGACCATCGAGGGCGGACTGCGCGCCGACACCCTCGGCAGCGCCATCAGCCCGCTCTTCAACGGCTTCATGTGCAGCGCCTTCGCGCAGAACATCGGCCTGGTGGCGATGACGAAGGTACGGAGCCGGTTCGTCGTCGCAGCGGGCGGCGGCATCCTGATCCTGCTGGGCCTGTGCCCGGTCGCCGCCTCCGTGATCGCGCTCGTCCCGCTGCCGGTACTCGGCGGCGCGGGCATCGTGCTCTTCGGCTCGGTCGCAGCCAGCGGCATCCAGACGCTGGCCTCGGCGGCCCTGGAGAAGGGCGAGAACGCCCTGATCGTCGCGGCCTCCGTCGGCATCGGACTGATCCCGATCGCCGCGCCGGAGTTCTACCACGCCTTCCCGAAGGACGCGCTGGTCGTGCTCGACTCGGGCATCTCCACGGGCTGCATCGTGGCGATCGTCCTCAACCTGGCCTTCAACCACCTTGGGAAGAAGGCGGGTTCGGAGGAGGAGCAACTGCTGGACGGGACTGGGATTCCGGCCCAGGCCGCAGTGCACTGA
- a CDS encoding fibronectin type III domain-containing protein, whose translation MWEQATDNKAVTGYEVFHQGAKVTSLPGGKHMVDIDRLSPSTAYIFTVRASDSAGDLSAPSAAVPVTTPAPTPEDHKALWRPVKLSGRAEGSRAAAPVLGARRRRHGRHLVRGEGAQHRAHRFQAVVRRSQ comes from the coding sequence ATGTGGGAGCAGGCAACCGACAACAAGGCGGTTACTGGGTATGAGGTGTTCCACCAGGGCGCCAAGGTCACGTCGCTGCCGGGCGGCAAGCACATGGTCGACATCGACCGGCTGTCCCCGTCGACGGCCTACATCTTCACCGTCCGCGCAAGCGACTCCGCCGGGGACCTCTCCGCGCCCAGTGCCGCCGTGCCCGTCACCACCCCGGCCCCCACGCCGGAGGACCACAAGGCGCTCTGGCGTCCCGTGAAGCTGAGCGGCCGGGCCGAGGGGAGTCGCGCGGCGGCCCCTGTCCTGGGGGCGCGCCGCCGACGACATGGGCGTCACCTCGTACGAGGGGAAGGGGCCCAGCACCGCGCCCACCGATTTCAGGCCGTCGTTCGACGCTCGCAGTGA